One window of the Colletotrichum lupini chromosome 9, complete sequence genome contains the following:
- a CDS encoding amino acid transporter: protein MTVTLRSLVSLLATTGLAAAASWNTTCTSKSQRKAWNNMTDTEKKAYIDAELCLQSTAAKTSIEGAINRWDELDWAHITQSNIIHNTGSFLPWHRYFMRVHEYLLQSECGYEGGQPYWNEVLDMDSLNTSVVFDPDTGFGGDSDGGCVTDGPFVNLTLHINSTSNYAEDCLTRSFNSNGFQTGQQQYIDECFASENYTAAFECYQVNPHTAGHSAVGGTMLDVVGSPGEPLFFLHHTNLDRLWWEWQQVNSSRLTDMGGRNIPLTSYLTQNGMEYPSAALTDYFGDGGNETTLNHNLWMVDIMPNATIREVMDIGGDLICADQNGTQDVSSHYHYH from the exons ATGACTGTCACTCTTCGCTCGCTAGTCTCGCTCCTCGCGACCACAGGCTTGGCAGCCGCCGCTTCCTGGAACACCACTTGCACAAGCAAGTCTCAGAGAAAAGCATG GAACAACATGACCGATACTGAGAAGAAGGCTTACATCGATGCCGAGCTCTGCCTCCAGTCTACTGCAGCTAAGACCTCCATCGAAGGCGCCATCAACCGCTGGGATGAGCTTGACTGGGCACACATCACTCAATCCAACATCATTCACAACACT GGATCTTTCCTTCCTTGGCACCGCTACTTCATGCGTGTCCACGAGTATCTCCTCCAGTCCGAGTGTGGCTACGAGGGTGGCCAGCCGTACTGGAACGAGGTCTTGGACATGGACTCACTCAACACCTCCGTTGTATTTGATCCCGACACCGGCTTCGGCGGTGACAGCGACGGTGGATGTGTCACTGACGGCCCCTTCGTCAACCTGACTCTCCACATCAACTCCACCTCCAACTATGCTGAAGATTGCTTGACCCGCTCATTCAACTCAAACGGCTTTCAGACCGGACAGCAGCAGTACATTGATGAGTGCTTCGCTTCTGAGAACTACACGGCGGCTTTCGAATGCTACCAGGTTAACCCTCACACCGCGGGCCACTCTGCAGTCGGTGGAACC ATGCTCGATGTCGTTGGCAGCCCTGGCGAGCCGCTCTTCTTCCTGCACCACACCAATCTCGACCGTCTCTGGTGGGAGTGGCAGCAGGTCAACAGCTCCCGCTTGACGGACATGGGAGGCCGCAACATCCCTCTTACCAGCTATCTTACCCAGAACGGCATGGAGTACCCCAGTGCGGCCCTGACGGACTATTTTGGCGACGGTGGCAACGAAACCACTTTGAACCACAACCTGTGGATGGTCGATATTATGCCCAACGCAACTATCAGAGAGGTAATGGATATTGGAGGTGACCTCATCTGCGCCGA TCAAAATGGAACCCAAGACGTCTCTAGCCATTATCATTATCATTAA
- a CDS encoding maltose permease — translation MDAKNEPTVQYDDKQRADQFEDAKVAATAALPTSQANEKLTFSDLWENKRVLGFCLMIYLLPINFGYEVSTIGKLLAVTPFAQRFGHEINGKWQVAARDQQILSAAGTIGIFVSAFATGFISDIFGRKKTIGLACLICCGGTILQYFASTIMMLFGGKVVATFGFGLGHSLGPVFVAEVFACWLLIKGRREEAAKSYKRFNGPSFDVDAALAIATVAIAKEQEAKKEQESARWVDCLKGVNGRRTAIIVMVYLSQQAIGVNFVSGYLTYYFRLAGINNPLAIGQAAYAIQFVGNMTSWPLVDRYGRRPLIVGGVFTMTALLLLIGGISTIGNQASLTATVAFMIIWGYLYQATLGAVAYSVGGETASINIMCSTAASCLVLQVMPYLLNTDQANLGGKICFIFFGLSLPMCAWLYLYFPEMKGRNYAEIQEMFSNRVPARKFKSYVCEVSAGGQEEKKLQDEA, via the exons ATGGACGCCAAGAACGAGCCGACGGTCCAATATGATGACAAGCAGAGAGCCGACCAGTTTGAAGATGCGAAGGTGGCCGCAACAGCTGCGCTGCCAACATCGCAAGCCAACGAGAAGCTTACTTTCAGCGATCTGTGGGAGAACAAGCGCGTTCTGGGCTTCT GCTTGATGATCTACCTTTTGCCCATTAACTTTGGTTACGAAGTCTCGACCATCGGAAAGCTCCTCGCTGTAACCCCTTTTGCTCAACGTTTCGGCCACGAAATCAACGGAAAATGGCAAGTTGCCGCTCGGGACCAGCAGATCCTCAGTGCCGCGGGCACGATCGGAATCTTCGTCTCGGCATTCGCAACAGGCTTCATTAGCGATATCTTTGGCCGGAAGAAGACCATTGGCCTCGCTTGCTTGATTTGCTGCGGTGGCACGATTCTTCAATACTTTGCTTCAACTATCATGATGCTTTTCGGCGGCAAGGTCGTTGCAACTTTTGGATTCGGTCTAGGTCACTCCTTGGGGCCTGTCTTTGTTGCCGAGGTGTTTGCCTG CTGGCTTCTCATCAAGGGTCGTCGTGAAGAAGCCGCCAAATCATACAAAAGATTCAATGGGCCCAGCTTCGACGTGGATGCCGCGTTGGCGATCGCCACTGTTGCCATTGCCAAAGAGCAAGAGGCCAAAAAGGAACAGGAGTCAGCTCGCTGGGTTGACTGTTTGAAGGGAGTCAACGGCAGGCGCACAGCAATTATTGTGATGGTCTATCTCTCTCAGCAAGCCATTGGTGTGAACTTTGTTTCGGGCTACCTCAC ATACTACTTTCGCTTGGCTGGAATTAACAATCCGCTTGCAATCGGCCAGGCAGCCTACGCAATTCAGTTCGTCGGCAACATGACTTCCTGGCCACTTGTGGATCGATATGGAAGACGCCCGTTGATCGTGGGCGGCGTATTCACCATGACAGCCCTTTTGCTTCTCATTGGCGGTATCAGCACCATCGGCAACCAAGCCTCACTCACCGCAACGGTCGCTTTCATGATCATTTGGGGATACTTATATCAGGCAACTTTGGGTGCGGTTGCGTACTCTGTCGGAGGAGAAACTGCCAG CATCAATATCATGTGCTCGACCGCGGCGTCCTGCTTAGTATTGCAGGTGATGCCCTACCTGCTGAATACAGACCAGGCCAACCTGGGCGGTAAGATTTGCTTCATCTTCTTCGGCCTATCGTTGCCCATGTGCGCATGGCTTTACCTGTACTTCCCCGAGATGAAGGGTCGCAACTACGCCGAGATTCAAGAAATGTTTAGCAATCGCGTGCCGGCCCGCAAGTTCAAGTCTTATGTTTGTGAGGTCAGCGCTGGGGGCcaagaggagaagaagcttCAAGACGAAGCATGA
- a CDS encoding cytochrome c oxidase subunit 1 gives MAEKADSVSDTAQPVEQSERVDAKWYRTPFYNATILGMCSFAAPGLWGAMNSLGAGGAQEPYLVNTGNALTFCLMIISCWLTSSVVKYVGIKGALVIGTIGFAPYSAGLYLNNRYGVEWLVILGAAFCGVSAGIFWGSEAAIAIAYPEPHNRGRMIAYWLTWTRVGQILGGVINLGLNADRSGAGKVSYKVYLIFIALQACGPFVAMLLNKPEKVQRADGKPVQLTIADNPWQEIKATTKTFLTPKFLLLVLWIGQGVYSESIFFTYIALWFSVRARALGSLLSGIVAVIAGNLLGLWLDQNQIALKKRARWAFAVIMTLQGAWWLWLTINVTEYRRTQPTLDWSDPGFGRGFGVFIFLVAGFQLNYNFAFFIIGQISETPQETIRLSALLRGTESAWQAVSYGLNAIPIFALVGGPYINFGLWFISIYPAWLVVRHFGNDEKKTDAETVAQSESVHEIKS, from the exons ATGGCTGAAAAGGCAGACAGCGTTTCCGATACGGCGCAGCCAGTTGAGCAGTCGGAAAGGGTCGACG CGAAGTGGTATCGGACACCATTTTACAATGCCACGATTCTTGGCATGTGTAGTTTTGCAGCCCCCGGTCTTTGGGGTGCGATGAACTCTTTGGGTGCTG GTGGTGCTCAAGAGCCATACCTTGTCAATACCGGAAACGCACTTACCTTCTGCCTTATGATCATCTCATGCTGGCTCACAAGTTCTGTTGTCAAATATGTCGGGATCAAGGGTGCCTTAGTCATCGGCACAATCGGGTTTGCTCCATACAGCGCAGGACTGTACCTGAACAACCGATACGGCGTCGAGTGGCTCGTTATCCTTGGCGCTGCTTTCTGCGGCGTATCAGCTGGTATTTTCTGGGGCTCGGAAGCTGCTATTGCTATTGCATATCCTGAGCCTCACAACAGAGGGCGCATGATTGCTTACTGGCTTACCTGGACTCGGGTTGGGCAAATCCTCGGCGGAGTCATCAACCTTGGCCTTAATGCGGACCGCAGTGGAGCTGGCAAGGTGTCGTACAAGGTTTACCTCATCTTCATCGCCTTACAAGCTTGCGGACCCTTCGTTGCCATGCTTTTGAACAAGCCAGAAAAGGTCCAGCGAGCCGATGGGAAGCCAGTCCAGCTAACCATTGCCGACAACCCATGGCAAGAGATCAAGGCTACGACCAAGACGTTCCTCACCCCCAAATTCCTGCTCCTCGTTTTGTGGATTGGCCAGGGCGTGTACTCTGAATCGATTTTCTTCACATATATCGCTCTGTGGTTCTCTGTCAGAGCTCGCGCCCTCGGATCACTTCTCTCCGGTATCGTTGCAGTCATCGCTGGTAACCTCCTTGGACTGTGGCTCGATCAGAACCAGATCGCTCTGAAGAAGAGAGCTCGCTGGGCTTTTGCAGTCATTATGACCCTCCAGGGTGCTTGGTGGCTATGGCTGACCATTAACGTCACCGAGTACCGTCGAACTCAGCCTACACTCGACTGGAGTGACCCAGGATTCGGCAGAGGCTTCGGTGTCTTCATCTTCTTGGTCGCTGGCTTCCAATTGAACTACAACTTTGCATTCTTCATAATTGGACAAATTTCCGAAACCCCTCAGGAGACGATCCGCCTGTCAGCACTTCTCCGGGGAACAGAGTCAGCCTGGCAAGCTGTCAGTTATGGACTCAACGCAATCCCAATTTTCGCCTTAGTCGGTGGGCCGTACATCAACTTTGGGCTATGGTTTATCTCGATTTACCCGGCTTGGCTGGTTGTCAGACATTTTGGCAATGACGAAAAGAAGACTGATGCAGAGACAGTAGCTCAGTCGGAGTCAGTCCATGAAATCAAAAGTTGA
- a CDS encoding C6 zinc finger protein, producing the protein RQNTTDQQQNNDTKVPTPLHQEPAVPAQSPGTYSTVHSTSVPADLRELGIMSTPDDPQIKDPATTPPASLQVPSGRKGTKKVRTGCVTCKIRKVKCDETKPACLRCTKTGRKCDGYLPSSKPGSSNDGSPGSDDSISRLSPAVSAFADWAGGSREQRAFDFYRNFSAPSIFSDGVASTLWKKLVPHFCHAEPAIRHAVLAISSLHETLTLPSTSDPITEEANSPRMLTNTFAAEQYGKALKCLQEWKPTASSPATVPLLACLLFICIEFMLGDEGASQVHINQGRTILSQLEPSADVDVIKKHFVPIYSRLGLASFLFGSFPAAIPATLKSSTATSLYFASVDEAEVSLYELIDDGLRFTTQAKRAVYSCQPDDPTLLDLAHEQDDFLARLSRWHIAFVVVSATGIDDNLSKRKLCMVYYHAAKIAISTAMDPKEIAFDTHTTAFASIVSSSAEFVQATRKTVRDPSEAAKSMPKFVFDTEVIPPLYYVSIKCRHPMLRRAAVNLLKQDAVTNRRENLWDAQMLAEIGKRCINIEEEAARYREEAFDITAGWDTASWEGSDGVPAGLFPAEMESGMECDYPVPRFQYPQIPKATNSQQNEEYERTRILVNDLMLDSHLTPRSVSTGSTPSSGSIGNFGAYQLEPPFGLPEHARIKNALIDNEQRRGSWVTIFMDPEEAGAANWKVTKEFISR; encoded by the exons AGACAGAACACCACAGACCAACAACAGAACAACGACACCAAAGTCCCAACGCCGCTCCATCAGGAACCAGCCGTGCCAGCCCAGAGTCCAGGAACATACAGTACTGTCCACTCTACCTCTGTCCCTGCAGACCTACGGGAGCTCGGCATCATGAGCACGCCAGACGACCCGCAAATCAAAGACCCAGCAACCACGCCGCCGGCGTCATTGCAGGTCCCCTCAGGCCGGAAGGGCACCAAGAAAGTTCGGACTGGATGTGTGACCTGCAA GATTCGAAAAGTCAAATGCGACGAGACGAAACCCGCATGCCTTCGCTGCACCAAGACAGGCCGGAAATGTGACGGCTATTTACCCTCGTCGAAGCCGGGGAGCAGCAATGATGGCAGTCCCGGTTCCGACGATAGCATTTCTCGCTTGAGCCCAGCAGTCTCAGCCTTTGCCGACTGGGCCGGCGGCTCTAGAGAGCAGCGTGCGTTTGACTTCTATCGCAACTTTTCCGCCCCATCCATATTTAGCGACGGAGTCGCCTCGACTCTGTGGAAGAAATTGGTACCGCACTTTTGTCACGCCGAGCCCGCCATTCGCCATGCCGTCCTCGCTATCAGCAGCCTCCATGAAACACTCACACTACCCTCAACTTCGGATCCAATTACTGAAGAAGCGAATAGCCCTCGTATGCTTACCAACACTTTTGCAGCGGAGCAATATGGCAAGGCCTTGAAGTGCCTTCAGGAGTGGAAACCGACAGCATCATCGCCGGCCACCGTCCCGCTCTTGGCATGCTTGCTGTTCATATGCATCGAATTTATGCTTGGCGACGAGGGCGCATCCCAAGTACATATCAACCAAGGCCGCACCATTCTGTCGCAACTTGAGCCCTCTGCCGATGTGGATGTGATTAAGAAGCATTTCGTGCCCATCTATAGTCGACTTGGCCTCGCATCCTTCCTCTTTGGGAGCTTCCCCGCCGCCATACCCGCCACCCTTAAATCGAGTACGGCAACGAGTCTATACTTTGCATCTGTCGACGAGGCCGAAGTGTCATTATACGAACTCATCGATGACGGCTTGAGGTTCACGACACAGGCCAAGAGAGCCGTGTATTCCTGCCAGCCAGACGATCCGACCTTGCTGGACCTGGCCCATGAACAAGACGACTTTCTCGCACGGTTGTCACGATGGCACATTGCATTTGTCGTGGTCTCAGCCACCGGTATTGACGACAACCTGAGCAAACGAAAGTTGTGCATGGTTTATTACCACGCAGCCAAGATTGCGATCAGTACGGCCATGGACCCCAAGGAGATTGCTTTCGATACGCACACCACAGCCTTTGCGTCCATTGTCAGCAGTTCGGCAGAATTTGTACAAGCCACACGCAAGACGGTTCGTGACCCGTCGGAAGCCGCCAAGTCGATGCCCAAATTTGTTTTCGACACCGAGGTAATCCCGCCGCTTTACTACGTGAGCATCAAATGTCGACACCCGATGCTGCGGCGAGCGGCCGTGAATCTCCTCAAGCAAGACGCTGTGACGAATCGGAGGGAGAACCTATGGGATGCCCAGATGCTGGCTGAGATCGGCAAGCGCTGCATAAATATCGAAGAGGAGGCGGCGCGTTACCGCGAGGAGGCGTTTGACATCACAGCTGGTTGGGATACTGCGTCTTGGGAGGGTTCCGATGGCGTGCCGGCCGGCCTCTTCCCGGCGGAGATGGAATCCGGGATGGAGTGTGACTACCCCGTTCCTCGATTCCAATACCCGCAGATCCCCAAAGCAACAAACTCGCAACAAAATGAGGAGTATGAGAGAACGCGGATTCTTGTCAATGATCTGATGCTGGATAGCCATTTGACGCCCAGGTCTGTGTCTACGGGATCAACGCCATCATCCGGGAGCATTGGTAATTTTGGCGCCTACCAGCTCGAGCCGCCCTTTGGCCTTCCGGAGCATGCGAGGATCAAGAACGCTCTGATTGACAATGAGCAAAGGCGAGGTAGCTGGGTGACCATATTTATGGATCCTGAAGAGGCTGGGGCGGCGAACTGGAAGGTTACCAAAGAGTTCATATCAAGGTGA
- a CDS encoding beta-lactamase, whose translation MVLKTSLLALAAISLITASQANPCPPLGPTLPSTKTPSNSTIVQETILQIQEGLVNFTSVLNFTAISIGVKSIHEDAPLFDWHYTPPVADNRSVAKVDIDTVYRGGSITKVFTTLTALKNSQIKGTDSVTKYLPQLKTDAVKNEGQLNFIPWDNITIEDLASHVSGLGGDIATDLAVFPGAWASMGLPPVSNDTKPTCSGLLGTKPCSRKDLLHGLNEKPLVFRPHTTPVYSNIGIALLALAVEAASNQTYETILTDTILKPLGLTKTSIATPAKGSGFIPFQEPTWGGDLGAYAAAGGIYTNTRDMLTFGTAILSDKVGIDTGSWLKPRAFTSSRGYSIGAPWEIWTTSTLLDSGVPVSIYTKSGDLGLYTNVLLLIPDHDLVISILTAGAEAAGTFQFPSQVISPVIQALIPALEKANKEHAAAVFAGEYIDEKSNSTLILSIDDGPGLSLTNYTVRGFDVLSHIPSYGVGSKIQAFNVSGRVYPTNIREGDQWSWRAVYKNHDEPDVGDKLVYPDGDCQTWGLIDRKTYNYLALDDFSITIAEDGSAESISPRPFGVTLKKA comes from the exons ATGGTGCTCAAAACCTCACTCCTTGCCCTCGCGGCAATCTCTTTAATCACTGCCTCCCAAGCCAATCCCTGCCCGCCATTAGGGCCGACGTTACCCTCCACCAAAACACCAAGCAACTCGACAATAGTACAGGAAACCATCCTCCAAATCCAAGAAGGCCTCGTCAACTTCACCTCCGTTCTGAACTTCACTGCAATCTCCATTGGCGTCAAGTCCATACACGAAGATGCGCCCCTCTTCGATTGGCACTACACACCTCCCGTCGCAGATAACCGCAGTGTTGCAAAGGTCGATATCGACACCGTATACCGTGGAGGAAGCATTACCAAGGTCTTCACAACCCTCACCGCTCTGAAAAACTCGCAAATCAAGGGGACCGATTCCGTAACCAAGTACCTGCCGCAACTCAAGACCGATGCCGTGAAGAATGAAGGCCAGCTCAACTTCATCCCGTGGGACAACATCACTATTGAAGACTTGGCTTCTCATGTCTCCGGACTGGGCGGCGACA TCGCCACTGACCTCGCCGTCTTCCCCGGCGCCTGGGCATCGATGGGTCTTCCCCCTGTGTCCAACGACACCAAGCCGACTTGCTCCGGTCTCCTCGGCACCAAGCCCTGCTCAAGAAAAG ACCTTCTCCACGGCCTCAATGAGAAACCCCTCGTCTTCCGCCCACACACCACCCCCGTCTACTCCAACATCGGCATcgccctcctcgccctcgcaGTCGAAGCGGCGTCCAACCAAACCTATGAAACCATCCTCACCGACACCATCCTTAAGCCTCTCGGCCTGACCAAGACTTCCATCGCCACACCGGCAAAGGGCTCAGGCTTCATTCCCTTCCAGGAACCCACCTGGGGCGGCGACCTCGGCGCATATGCTGCTGCCGGCGGCATCTACACAAACACCCGCGACATGCTTACCTTCGGAACCGCGATTCTCTCCGACAAGGTCGGCATCGACACAGGTTCCTGGTTGAAGCCACGCGCCTTCACCTCCTCCCGCGGCTATTCCATCGGCGCACCCTGGGAGATCTGGACCACTTCCACTCTTCTCGACTCAGGCGTCCCCGTCAGCATCTACACCAAGTCCGGCGACCTCGGCCTATACACCAatgtcctcctcctcatcccCGACCACGACCTCGTCATCTCCATCCTCACCGCCGGTGCCGAAGCCGCAGGCACCTTCCAGTTCCCCTCTCAAGTCATCTCCCCCGTCATCCAAGCCCTCATTCCGGCCCTAGAGAAAGCGAACAAGGAGCATGCGGCCGCAGTCTTTGCGGGAGAGTACATCGACGAGAAATCAAACTCGACGCTAATACTGTCCATCGACGACGGCCCAGGCTTGTCTCTGACAAACTACACCGTACGCGGCTTCGACGTGCTCTCTCACATCCCCAGCTACGGCGTCGGCTCCAAGATTCAGGCTTTCAACGTCAGCGGCAGGGTCTACCCCACCAACATCAGAGAGGGCGACCAGTGGTCATGGCGTGCCGTGTACAAGAACCACGACGAGCCGGACGTTGGTGACAAACTTGTATACCCCGACGGCGACTGTCAGACATGGGGCTTGATCGATCGCAAGACCTACAACTACCTCGCTTTGGACGACTTCTCCATCACCATTGCCGAGGATGGGTCGGCCGAGAGCATTTCGCCGCGACCGTTCGGCGTCACCCTGAAAAAGGCGTAG